GGATAGACTGTAGTTTTACTTTGTCCTCTTTATCTAATAGATAAACAAAGGTTTTATCTTGAATAGCTGTAGTCATTTCTTGTGGAATTAAAATTACATGCGCTTTGGTTTCGCGTAGTTTTATCGTTCCTGTATTTCCAGAACGCATCACATCTTGTGAGTTTGGAAAAGACGCACGCAAAGAAATAGAACCGGTGTTGCGGTTTACTTGTCCATTAACCATATCCACTTTTCCTTTTTCTCCATATTCATGTCCGTCAGCTAAGATCAACGTTACTTCAGGTAAAATTTGCCCTGAAGACGTAATACGAGTGCTATCTGATTTTTTAGTGTCTTTTGTGAAATAAAGGAAATCCGATTCACTCATTCCAAAATACACATACACTTCACTAACGTCTGTCAATACAGTCAAAGGCTCTTTATCTCCTCTGCTAACTAAGTTTCCAATGCGTTTAGGCATACGACCAATATAACCACTCACTGGGGCTTTAATGGTCGTGTAATCCAAGTTAATTTGCGCACTAGCAACCGCAGCAGAAGCTTTGGCTAAAGAGGCTCTCGCTATTTCGTAATTTGATTTTGCTGTTTCTAATTGCACTTCTGCAATTACCTCATTGTCAATCAAAGGTTTTAAACGGTCGATCTCTAATTGCGCATTTTTTAATTTCGCTTTCTCCACATTTTCTGTGGCAATCATATTGTTTAAAATCTCGCGATAAGGTTGTGGATTAATTTGAAATAAAGATTGACCTTCGTGTACATACGCACCCTCATCGACAAATATTTGATCTAAAGTCCCTTCAACTTGAGGACGGATTTCGACATTAATTTTACCTTCAATATTTCCGATGTAATCCTTAATGGTTATAGCCGTTGTAGTATCAATTTGGATGATAGGCAAGGCAATGGCGTTTTCTCTTGGATCTAATGTTTTTGAATTGCCAATGTTGCAACTATTAATAGCTATTAGCGTTCCAATCATAAGCATGGCTGCAAAGCCAATAAAAAACACTTTTCGATTTGTTATCATTTTCATACTGTTAATTTACTTGTTGTAGGTGATGAATTCTTTTTCTTCGTTAGTACTAGTTATTCAACTAGAGTGCCAAAATGTAAACTAAAGCATAAATAAACGTGCTTTAAAGTAGTATTGTGTTGATTATCAATTCATTGTTTTTGTTTTTTCAATTTTAAAATAAAAAGATAAAAAAAGTACAGTTAAAAAAAACCGTTGCCAATTGGGGATGTGTTCTACAACTCTACATTTTTTACTTCCTTCAATTTAGGAATAAAATTTGATAAAGTATAAAATTAGGAAAAGAATATTAACAATAAAACGGAGATATGTTAACAAAAATATTTGGAAGTGCTGTGTTTGGCATTGATGCAACAACGATCACCATAGAGGTAAATGTCGATCATGGGGTAGGGTATTATCTAGTAGGATTGGCAGATCATGCCATTAAGGAAAGTTCTTATCGCATTGCAGCTGCTTTAGCCAATATAGGGTACCGATTACCTGGAAAGCGAATTACGATAAATCTCGCTCCTGCGAATATGCGAAAAGAAGGTTCTGCTTATGATTTGCCGATTGCCTTGGGTATTTTAATTGCTTCTGAACAGATTAAAATGAGTTTGGATGAAACCCATTACACCCTGATGGGGGAATTGTCTCTTGATGGTACATTGCAGAGTATTAATGGTGCCCTACCTATTGCAATTAAAGCGAAGGAAGAAGGGTTTAAAGGGATTATCTTACCCAAAGACAATCAAAAGGAAGCGGCTGTCGTCGATGGGTTAGCGGTTTATGGGGTGGATCATATTAGTGAGGTTATTGATTTTTTTGAGGGAAAATGTACACTGGCCCCGTATCAATTAGACTTTGAAAGCGATATGTTGAATCAAGAGGAAATGCTCGACCGAGATTTTAAGGATGTCAAAGGACAAGAAAGTATTAAAAGAGCCATGGAAATTGCCGCCGCAGGAGGACATAATATTATTCTGATTGGACCACCGGGTTCTGGGAAGACGATGTTGGCAAAGCGATTGGCGAGTATTTTACCACCTATGACTTTAGACGAAGCATTAGAAACCACCAAAATACACAGTGTGGTAGGCAAAGCAAAAGACAAAGGCTTAATTCGCGTGCGTCCATTTCGCAATCCCCACCATACGGCATCATCAGCGGCTTTGGTAGGAGGGGGGAGTTATCCTCAACCCGGAGAGATTTCACTCGCACACAACGGGGTGTTGTTTTTAGATGAACTTCCCGAATTTAAACGCGAGGTATTGGAGGTAATGCGACAACCCCTAGAAGATCGGGAGGTAACAATTTCGCGTGCCAAATTTACCATTACATATCCGTCTTCTTTTATGCTTGTGGCGAGTATGAATCCCAGTCCGAGTGGTTATTTTCATGAACCGGGATCTAGGGTACAATCGACCCAGGCAGAAATGCAACGCTATATGAATAAGATATCAGGTCCGTTGCTGGATCGCATCGACCTTCATATTGAAGTCAATCCGGTTCCTTTTGAAAAATTAGCCGATAAACAATTAGCAGAACCCAGCGTAGCTATTCGCCAACGGGTCATTGCGGCTAGAAAGCAACAAAGCGTGCGTTTCACACCTTATAAAGGAATCCATTATAATGCGCAAATGACCACTCCTTTATTGCGGGAGTATTGCAACTTAGATGCGGAATCGCTAAAACTCCTAAAGACAGCCATGGACCGATTGAACCTGTCTGCACGAGCGTATGATCGAATTTTAAAAGTAGCAAGAACCATTGCCGACCTGGAACATGTAGATAAAATAGAAGCGCATCACATCGCCGAAGCGATACAATATCGAAGTTTGGATCGAGAAGGATGGTTTTGATCCATGGATCTTAAAGCCTATTCACAAATCAAAAATGCCTCACATTCAATCGAAGTGAGGCATTTGTATAAGGGATGAAGGAAGGTGTGAATTAAACTTTCGCTTCTTCTAAGTTGTAACCAATAATCTGTTTATACAAGGTAAAGTAGATAGAGAATAAGTAAGGTAAGGTGATTAAAATTCCTACAAGGAAGAAAAATAGACCTGAAAATACTAAGAAATAATTCAATACTACTGTTAGTATAATGGGAATGGGTTGTTTATTAACGACTTGAATACTCGTTTTGATTGCAGCAAAAGGAGACATACGACCAAAAATAATCAAAGGAGTAGCGAATATTGTTAAGATATTAATTAACCAATTGATAATGATGGAAACCATTTCCAATTGATATTCTTTCAGCAAGACAGAGAATGTCGTAAAGAACAAAGTAATTAATCCTTGTGCGACAAAAACATAAGCTCCTTTTAGATTGAAAAAATATTTAAAAACACTACTAAAACGCGGAGTTTGTCCTAGTGCTGCTTCTGCGTTTATCTTGTAAAATCCTGCAATGAGCACACTAGATAAAGCCGAAAATAAGACTGCAAAAAGCAAATAAGTATACAACAATGGAGGTTGTGTTAGCTTGCTAGTCAATTCAATTAGTTTTTCTTGAATTTCGGCTGGTGTTGCAGTTTCATTGATGTCTATGATTTGCGTTAAGGCAATAGACCCCAAAAAAGAAGCAACAAAGAAAGCAAGCAATAGACTGACAACAACAAGTAAAATGGTTTTTTTATAGTAGGTTGCCGCCTCTCTCATTATCAGAAAAGGTTGGAAATCATATCCTTCATGTAGAATTTTTTGAATTGTTTGTTTTAAATTAGTCATTATGGTTTTATAGTGAATTGTTATTTGATAAAATCGAATGTATTGCCTTGTTTGATATCGCCTGTTTGATATCCTTTCATGAACCATTCTTTGCGTTGTTTAGAGGTACCGTGGGTAAAGGAATCAGGATTAACTTGTCCAGTTACTCTTTTTTGAATAGCATCGTCTCCAACAGCTTGTGCAGCGCTTAAGGCAATATCAATATCTTTGGGTTCTAGGTATTTTTGAACGTGTTTAGCCCAAACACCTGCATAGAAATCAGCTTGTAGTTCTTGGGCAACGGATAATTTATTGGCTTCTTTTTTACTCAGTCGTTGTTGTTGCTCCCATACTTTGGTATTTGTTCCTAATAAGTTCTGTACGTGGTGTCCAATTTCATGTGCAATGACATAAGCAATCGCGAAATCGCCTTTCTCTGCACCGAAACGTTGGTGTAATTCCTCGAAGAATCGCAAATCCATATAGACGGTTTGATCCGCAGGACAGTAGAAAGGGCCTACGCTAGCTTGCGCATTTCCACATTCGGTTTGCACTTGATCATCGAAGAGTTCAAGGGCTGGTTCTTGGTAGATTTGCCCCATTTGATCAAAAATATCATGCCAAACATCTTCCGTATCTGCAACGATAACGGAAACCATTTTACCCATTTTAACTTCTTCGGATGAAAGGGTCCTTGTTTCTGTTTGTTCCGTTGTTTGTCCACCTTGATTCAATTGCTCTAAGACTGGTGCAATTTGTTGCCCCGTTTCGCCTCCAAAAATAACAAGAAGCATGGCAATAATACCAATTAAACCTCCGCCTAATGCGGTTTTTCCAACCATCGATTTTCCTCGATTGTCTCGGACATTTTTACTTTCTCTGCGATTTTCCCATTTCATACGGATTCCGGATTTTTTCGTAAATGTATGAAAAAAATAGGTTAGTGGAAAGGGGGGAGATGGGTGAGGTTTGTGCTTTGTGAGGTTTGTTTTTTGTGAGGTTTGTTTTTTGTGAGGTTTGTTCTTTGTGAGGTTTGTTCTTTGTGAGGTTTGTTTTTTGTGAGGTTTGTTCTTTGTGAGGTTTGTGCTTTGTGAGTGGGTGAGGGGGTGAGATGGTGAGAGGGTGAGAGGGTGAGATGGTGAGATGGTGAGAGGGTGAGATGGTGAGATGGTGAGAGGGTGAGATGGTGAGGCTTGCTTTTTTGCAAATCGTCTTTAATCGATAAACCCTACAACTTCACAAAAAAAACAAAAAAGCGACTTAGCAAACAATACAAAACCAATTTACTTAAAAGCGTAAAACACCTTTACAAAAGACAATTTAGCCTCAACGTAAGTCAAATAAAGAGCGTCAAATGTTTGAAAAGGCTGTAAAAATAAAAGGTGTTTGAGCGTAGCGAGTTCTTTTATTTTCAGCCTTAAAAACCAATTTGACCTTTATTTGGGTTAGTTGAAGGGTTTTTTGTTTCTTTTTTACCCTTTAAAAAAGAAAGGGATGCTCTTTGTGAGGCGGTGAGGCTTGCTTTTTTGCAAATCGTATTTAATCGATAAACCCTACAACTTCACAAAAAACAAAAAAGCGACTTAGCAGATAATAGAAAACCAATTTGACCTTTATTTGGGTTAGTTGAAGGGGTTTTTATTTCTTTTTTACCCTTTAAAAAAGAAAGGGATGCTCATCGCCACACCCTCTCATCGCCTCTTCTTCAACTCTTCTTCAAGTCTCCTTGGACATTTCTTGGACATTCCTTCGACTTTTCTTGGACATTCCTTCGACAAAAAGGCCTGTTTTCCTAGTATACTCCAAGCATTGTCCAAGGAATGTCGAACAAAGCTACTATTATCCCTTACTAAGAGGTAAACAATTTACGAACTAGTGAGCAGTGAAAGATTATGAAATTTATCGATTAAAGAAAAATTGATCAACTGTAAACTGTGTAAATCATCAACTGTAAACCATCAACGATAAAAAAAGGGTTGTTTTTCAACAACCCTTTTTAATTTCTTTCGTATTCGTTTTAATCTTAAACCAAGTCCCCACAAAGTAAGAAGAAACACTGAATACTCATTTTAACAACTAATAAAAAATACAGTAATACATTTATTTACCCTATGCAAGATACTAAAAAAAATCAATAATCAAATATTTTAATATAAAAATTATTAAAAAATCTAAATATTAATAAAACATTCCGGATATACTGCTTTCACATTATAATTCCATACGTTTAGTCAAATACATTACTTCCCTTTGCAATTGTGCGGTTTTAGTAGGATTAACCCCATAAAAAAAGTCTACCCAAGATTTTTGGATAGACTAAAATTTTATAAATATTTCTTGTATATTAACTTTTCATTAAATAGCTTTGCGAAGCTTACTTTTAGGAGCGAATAAAGTTACTCCTAGAAACGCAATAATTGCACCGTGGATCACCATCCAAACTGTAGCTCCAAATGGAATTGGAACGAAAGGTTGAAACAAGATGATTAAGGCAATATAAAGTCCAGTACCTTTAATATTTGCTTCCACATGTGAATTGTAAGCTAGGATACCGAATAATGCAATCAAAATGAATTTTGTCAATTCATAAAAATCTTTTGGCAAGCTTAGCATACCTGCTAATAACAATAACATTGCGCCTATTTTTAATCCTTTTTCCATAGTTTTGTTTCTTTTAAATCTACTGCAAAGATACAATCTAACAAGCTGAAAACCAAGCTCAAAAAAAGATTTCAAAAATTCAAAAAAAATACTCAAATAGTCCATAAACTATTAAATTTTATCTTAACTACCTTGTAAATAACACAAGATCAGTGTGCTTTTATTGAATATAAATTCCCGCTTTCAAATCCAATAAAATTAGTTTACTTTAGCGCTATTATTAAAATTGATATACAACACGATGAAACAAGTAACTTTAAATCACATTCACGAAGGTTTAGGAGCTAAAATGGTTCCATTTGCAGGATTTTCAATGCCTGTTCAATATGAAGGTGTAAATGCAGAACACGAGACAGTAAGAAACGGTGTAGGGGTATTTGATGTATCTCACATGGGGATTTTCAAAATTTCGGGTCCGAATGCATTGCCATTAATCCAAAAAGTTACTTCTAATGATGCTTCTACGTTGGTAGATGGAAAAGCACAATACTGTTATTTTCCAAATGAAAAAGGAGGAGTAATCGACGATATCATTACCTATAGAATCAATGAGAATGAATATCTAATGGTGGTAAATGCATCGAATATCGATAAAGATTGGACGTGGATCAACCAGCATAATGATGTAAATGCAACACTTGAAAACTTATCTGATGGCTATTCTATTTTAGCTATTCAGGGGCCTAAAGCTGTTGAAGCAATGCAAAGCTTAACCTCAGTGAACTTAACTGATCTTAAATTTTACAACTTTACCATCGATACTTTTGCTGGAGCAAAAGACGTAGTAATTTCTGCAACAGGCTATACTGGTTCAGGAGGATTTGAAATCTACGCGAAAAACGAAGATATCGAAATGATTTGGAACAAAGTATTTGAAGCTGGTGCAAATTGGGGAATCAAACCTATTGGATTAGCAGCACGTGATACTTTGCGTTTAGAAATGGGATATTGCTTATATGGAAATGAGCTAAACGATGAAATCTCTCCTCTAGAAGCAGGATTAGGATGGGTTACTAAATTCACTAAAGACTTCATTAGTGCAGATATCTTAAAAGCACAAAAAGAAGCAGGACTACAAAACAAATTAGTAGGATTTGAATTGGTAGAAAAAGGTATTCCAAGACACGATTACGAAATTGTGGATGCAACAGGTGCTGTAATTGGAAAAGTTACTTCAGGAACGATGTCTCCTTCTTTAGGAAAGGGAATCGGAATGGGGTATGTAACCTTAGCACATGCTGCTGAAGGTAGTACAATCTACATTAGAATTAGAAAAAACGATGTTGAAGCAAAAGTGGTAAAAACACCGTTTTACAAAAAATAATGGAATCAAAAACTAGGGGCTTAAAATAAGCCCCTCTTTTTTATGATATATTTTTTTTATCTTTTATTTTTGCATTATTAAATCAAGTTATAAATTATTATGGGAAGAGCGTTTGAATTTAGAAAAGGACGTAAGCTAAAACGTTGGTCTGCTATGGCAAAAACGTTTACGAGAATTGGTAAGGACATTGTAATGGCTATTAAAGAAGGTGGACCTAACCCAGAAACAAACTCTCGCTTACGTGCAGTTATGCAAAACGCTAAGGCAGCTAATATGCCGAAAGAAAACGTTGAGCGTGCAATAAAACGTGCTACTGATAAAGACACCGAAAACTATAAAGAAGTAATGTTTGAAGGCTATGGTCCTCATGGAATTGCTTTCTTAATTGAATGTGCTACAGATAACAACAACCGTACAGTTGCTAATATTAGAAGTTACTTTAATAAATGCAATGGTACGTTAGGAACATCTGGTTCAGTAGAGTTTATGTTTGATCATACTTGTAACTTTAGAATACCTGCAGATGCCAATAGAGATTTAGAAGAATTTGAATTGGAGTTGATTGATTATGGTATTGATGAAATTTTTGAAGATGAGGATGGAGTAATGATTTATGCTCCTTTTGAAAGCTTTGGTGCAATTCAAAAAGAACTAGAAAGTAGAAATATTGAAATTTTATCTTCAGGATTTGACCGTATTCCACAAGTTACAAAAGAATTGACAGAAGCTGAACAAGCAGATGTGGATAAATTATTAGAAAAAATTGAAGAAGACGATGACGTTCAAAACGTTTTCACAACGATGGCGTAATCTCCTTTCTTCTGGATATATCAAAAGCTTCCCTAGGGAAGCTTTTTTTTATGGAAATGAGTTAAGGGGTATGGGTTATGAGGCATGAGTTAAGTGTTTGTGGGTTATGAGGTCACACCCTCTCACCAATCTCACCAATCTCACCAATCTCACCCTCTCACCCATAACAATCACTTACTAATTTCATTCCAAATCACATCTTCTGGTGTTGGAGCTACGATCGTCAGGATTTCCTTCGTTACAGGATGAGTAAACGTTAACGAACGTGCGTGTAGGTGAATTCCGCCGTCTGGATTGCTTCGATCAGCCCCATACTTTAAATCCCCCTTAATAGGACAACCTACTGCGGCTAATTGGCAGCGTATTTGGTGATGACGTCCCGTGTGTAAATCAATTTCTAAAGCAGAATACGTTTTCAATTGATGAAACAAACGATAAGTCAATTTTGCTTTTTTACTATTGGAAACTTCTTTATTATGCGCTTTAGAGGTGTTATTCTTTGGGTTTCGGACTAAAAAATGCTCTAAAGTATCTTCTACTTTAGGAGGAGCATCTTTCACAACCGCCCAATACGTTTTCTTCGTTTCTCTATTTTTAAAAGATTCGTTCAAACGCGTCAAGGCTTTGGATGTTTTGGCAAATACCACAATTCCCGAGGTAGGACGATCCAAGCGATGTACCACACCTAAATAAGCTTCACCTGGTTTATTGTACTTTTTCTTTAAATACAATTTGATGATATCACTTAAAGGCATATCTCCCGTTTGATCCCCTTGAACTAAATCACCCACGCGTTTATTTATCACGATGAGGTGATTGTCTTCGTGTAAGATTTGTAAATTATCTGGAGTAGAAACAACTTTCATACGATGAATTTTAAAACAAAAATATCCTTTTAGATGTAAAAGGATATTTTTGAAAGTATATTTTGTAAAAAAACAGTTTAGTACTGTTCATTTTCATTAGGGAAATCCACTGCTTTTACATCGTCAACATATTGTGCAACAGCATCTTTCATCTGATCAAAAATGTTTAAATAACGACGTAAGAATTTAGGGTTGAATTCGTGGGTTAATCCAATCATATCATGGATAACCAATACTTGTCCATCCACCCCATTACCAGCTCCGATACCAATAACAGGAATCGAAATGCTTTCTGCTACTTTTTTCGCTAATGTAGCTGGAATTTTTTCTAATACAACAGCAAAACATCCGATTTCTTCTAGCATTTTAGCGTCTTTCATCAACTGTTCTGCCTCTTCCTCTTCTTTGGCTCTAACGGTGTACGTTCCAAATTTATAAATAGACTGAGGAGTTAAACCTAAATGCCCCATTACAGGAATACCCGCCTCTAAAATGCGTTTGATTCCTTCTTTGATTTCAATACCACCTTCCATTTTTACTGCATGTGCGCCACTTTCTTTCATAATTCGAATAGAAGAACGCAATGCCTCTTTAGGATCAGATTGGTAAGAACCAAAAGGTAAATCCACTACAATTAAAGCTCTATCTGCACCTCGTACTACCGATTGTGCATGGTATATCATTTGATCTAGTGTGATCGGCAATGTTGTTTCGTGTCCTGCCATTACATTACTAGCAGAATCTCCAACTAACATGACATCAATTCCACCAGCTTCTAAAACCTTGGCCATTGAGTAATCATAACAAGTAAGCATTGATATT
The window above is part of the Myroides odoratus DSM 2801 genome. Proteins encoded here:
- a CDS encoding efflux RND transporter periplasmic adaptor subunit; amino-acid sequence: MKMITNRKVFFIGFAAMLMIGTLIAINSCNIGNSKTLDPRENAIALPIIQIDTTTAITIKDYIGNIEGKINVEIRPQVEGTLDQIFVDEGAYVHEGQSLFQINPQPYREILNNMIATENVEKAKLKNAQLEIDRLKPLIDNEVIAEVQLETAKSNYEIARASLAKASAAVASAQINLDYTTIKAPVSGYIGRMPKRIGNLVSRGDKEPLTVLTDVSEVYVYFGMSESDFLYFTKDTKKSDSTRITSSGQILPEVTLILADGHEYGEKGKVDMVNGQVNRNTGSISLRASFPNSQDVMRSGNTGTIKLRETKAHVILIPQEMTTAIQDKTFVYLLDKEDKVKLQSIQLDGVSGTNYIVSEGLQIGDRVIKTGFDKLTEGMYVKAMN
- a CDS encoding YifB family Mg chelatase-like AAA ATPase; the protein is MLTKIFGSAVFGIDATTITIEVNVDHGVGYYLVGLADHAIKESSYRIAAALANIGYRLPGKRITINLAPANMRKEGSAYDLPIALGILIASEQIKMSLDETHYTLMGELSLDGTLQSINGALPIAIKAKEEGFKGIILPKDNQKEAAVVDGLAVYGVDHISEVIDFFEGKCTLAPYQLDFESDMLNQEEMLDRDFKDVKGQESIKRAMEIAAAGGHNIILIGPPGSGKTMLAKRLASILPPMTLDEALETTKIHSVVGKAKDKGLIRVRPFRNPHHTASSAALVGGGSYPQPGEISLAHNGVLFLDELPEFKREVLEVMRQPLEDREVTISRAKFTITYPSSFMLVASMNPSPSGYFHEPGSRVQSTQAEMQRYMNKISGPLLDRIDLHIEVNPVPFEKLADKQLAEPSVAIRQRVIAARKQQSVRFTPYKGIHYNAQMTTPLLREYCNLDAESLKLLKTAMDRLNLSARAYDRILKVARTIADLEHVDKIEAHHIAEAIQYRSLDREGWF
- a CDS encoding DUF2189 domain-containing protein, producing the protein MTNLKQTIQKILHEGYDFQPFLIMREAATYYKKTILLVVVSLLLAFFVASFLGSIALTQIIDINETATPAEIQEKLIELTSKLTQPPLLYTYLLFAVLFSALSSVLIAGFYKINAEAALGQTPRFSSVFKYFFNLKGAYVFVAQGLITLFFTTFSVLLKEYQLEMVSIIINWLINILTIFATPLIIFGRMSPFAAIKTSIQVVNKQPIPIILTVVLNYFLVFSGLFFFLVGILITLPYLFSIYFTLYKQIIGYNLEEAKV
- the ypfJ gene encoding KPN_02809 family neutral zinc metallopeptidase; protein product: MKWENRRESKNVRDNRGKSMVGKTALGGGLIGIIAMLLVIFGGETGQQIAPVLEQLNQGGQTTEQTETRTLSSEEVKMGKMVSVIVADTEDVWHDIFDQMGQIYQEPALELFDDQVQTECGNAQASVGPFYCPADQTVYMDLRFFEELHQRFGAEKGDFAIAYVIAHEIGHHVQNLLGTNTKVWEQQQRLSKKEANKLSVAQELQADFYAGVWAKHVQKYLEPKDIDIALSAAQAVGDDAIQKRVTGQVNPDSFTHGTSKQRKEWFMKGYQTGDIKQGNTFDFIK
- a CDS encoding DUF6804 family protein, with amino-acid sequence MEKGLKIGAMLLLLAGMLSLPKDFYELTKFILIALFGILAYNSHVEANIKGTGLYIALIILFQPFVPIPFGATVWMVIHGAIIAFLGVTLFAPKSKLRKAI
- the gcvT gene encoding glycine cleavage system aminomethyltransferase GcvT; the encoded protein is MKQVTLNHIHEGLGAKMVPFAGFSMPVQYEGVNAEHETVRNGVGVFDVSHMGIFKISGPNALPLIQKVTSNDASTLVDGKAQYCYFPNEKGGVIDDIITYRINENEYLMVVNASNIDKDWTWINQHNDVNATLENLSDGYSILAIQGPKAVEAMQSLTSVNLTDLKFYNFTIDTFAGAKDVVISATGYTGSGGFEIYAKNEDIEMIWNKVFEAGANWGIKPIGLAARDTLRLEMGYCLYGNELNDEISPLEAGLGWVTKFTKDFISADILKAQKEAGLQNKLVGFELVEKGIPRHDYEIVDATGAVIGKVTSGTMSPSLGKGIGMGYVTLAHAAEGSTIYIRIRKNDVEAKVVKTPFYKK
- a CDS encoding YebC/PmpR family DNA-binding transcriptional regulator; the encoded protein is MGRAFEFRKGRKLKRWSAMAKTFTRIGKDIVMAIKEGGPNPETNSRLRAVMQNAKAANMPKENVERAIKRATDKDTENYKEVMFEGYGPHGIAFLIECATDNNNRTVANIRSYFNKCNGTLGTSGSVEFMFDHTCNFRIPADANRDLEEFELELIDYGIDEIFEDEDGVMIYAPFESFGAIQKELESRNIEILSSGFDRIPQVTKELTEAEQADVDKLLEKIEEDDDVQNVFTTMA
- a CDS encoding RluA family pseudouridine synthase; this translates as MKVVSTPDNLQILHEDNHLIVINKRVGDLVQGDQTGDMPLSDIIKLYLKKKYNKPGEAYLGVVHRLDRPTSGIVVFAKTSKALTRLNESFKNRETKKTYWAVVKDAPPKVEDTLEHFLVRNPKNNTSKAHNKEVSNSKKAKLTYRLFHQLKTYSALEIDLHTGRHHQIRCQLAAVGCPIKGDLKYGADRSNPDGGIHLHARSLTFTHPVTKEILTIVAPTPEDVIWNEISK
- the panB gene encoding 3-methyl-2-oxobutanoate hydroxymethyltransferase, which gives rise to MSVAKKDYKKVTTKSLIDMKANGEKISMLTCYDYSMAKVLEAGGIDVMLVGDSASNVMAGHETTLPITLDQMIYHAQSVVRGADRALIVVDLPFGSYQSDPKEALRSSIRIMKESGAHAVKMEGGIEIKEGIKRILEAGIPVMGHLGLTPQSIYKFGTYTVRAKEEEEAEQLMKDAKMLEEIGCFAVVLEKIPATLAKKVAESISIPVIGIGAGNGVDGQVLVIHDMIGLTHEFNPKFLRRYLNIFDQMKDAVAQYVDDVKAVDFPNENEQY